A DNA window from Argiope bruennichi chromosome X2, qqArgBrue1.1, whole genome shotgun sequence contains the following coding sequences:
- the LOC129960358 gene encoding flavin-containing monooxygenase 5-like isoform X2, with translation MPTIGCGEATNGTLKMAESKRIAIIGAGPCGLTAAKGCLEEGLDVVVYDKTDNIGGLWCYRDYDLEGLPSVMKSTVINTSKEMSAFSDFPPPAHFPNFMHNTLMFQYFKMYAEKFGVLRHVQLMTEVLQITQSDDYEKTGRWKVTTRRMKDSVTNTEEFDGVLIATGHHTSPLMPDFPGLKSFKGNAIHTHSLKKAAGYEDKVVLVVGIGNSAVDAAVEISTVAKQVYLSTRRGAWLFQRVGPDGKPFDAAYTRRCLDTVNKIVPFSLSCWFMEHELNKRFDHAAYGLKPKHRVLSQHPTINDALPNKLLSGTVILREDIKCFTENGVIFKDDEQPIEIDAVVFATGYKIEFPLVGGDVIRVKDNKVQLYKYMFPPHLPHPSLAVMACVQVIGAVFPVAELQGRWYASIMSGKKKLPSKEIMQHDIKLKEKQMKERYVSSPRHTVQVDYISYSDELAELVGCKPDLWKIFFTDPKLFWALFNGPSLPYQYRLTGPHPWSGARAAILGYNSRVLAALNTRKSSE, from the exons CTCTGAAAATGGCAGAGAGTAAACGCATTGCCATAATTGGCGCTGGCCCTTGTGGTTTGACAGCCGCCAAAGGTTGCTTGGAGGAAGGCTTGGATGTTGTGGTTTATGATAAGACAGATAACATTGGTGGTCTATGGTGCTACAGAGACTATGACCTTGAGGGGCTGCCATCTGTCATGAAGTCTACCGTCATCAATACTAGCAAAGAGATGAGCGCCTTCAGTGATTTCCCGCCTCCAGCACATTTCCCAAACTTCATGCACAACACTCTTATGTTtcagtatttcaaaatgtatgcaGAAAAATTCGGAGTGCTTCGACATGTGCAACTCATGACAGAAGTTCTTCAA ATAACTCAGTCCGACGATTATGAGAAGACTGGTCGCTGGAAAGTGACTACAAGAAGAATGAAGGACAGTGTTACGAATACAGAAGAATTCGATGGTGTCCTCATAGCAACGGGACATCACACAAGCCCCCTCATGCCAGATTTCCCAGGCCTAAAAAGTTTCAAAGGAAATGCCATTCACACGCACAGCCTCAAGAAAGCAGCTGGATATGAAGATAAGGTTGTTTTAGTAGTGGGCATTGGAAATTCAGCTGTTGATGCTGCTGTCGAGATTAGTACAGTTGCTAAGCAA gTTTATTTGAGTACCAGGCGAGGGGCATGGCTTTTTCAACGAGTTGGACCTGATGGAAAGCCTTTTGATGCAGCATACACAAGGCGATGCCTAGATACAGTAAACAAAATCGTCCCTTTCTCTTTGTCTTGCTGGTTTATGGAACATGAGTTGAATAAGCGTTTCGATCATGCTGCTTATGGTCTCAAACCCAAACACAGAGTTCTGAGTCAACATCCAACAATCAACGATGCTCTTCCTAACAAACTCCTAAGCGGCACAGTTATACTTCGAGAAGACATCAAATGTTTCACAGAAAATGGAGTTATATTCAAAGATGACGAACAACCCATTGAAATAGATGCTGTAGTCTTTGCTACTGGCTACAAAATTGAATTTCCTCTCGTCGGTGGAGATGTAATCAGAGTAAAAGATAACAAAGTACAGTTGTACAAATACATGTTTCCACCACATTTACCACATCCTTCTTTAGCAGTGATGGCGTGCGTGCAGGTAATAGGTGCAGTATTCCCCGTTGCAGAGCTACAAGGCCGATGGTATGCTTCGATAATGAGTGGTAAAAAGAAGTTGCCTTCCAAAGAAATCATGCAACATGacataaaactgaaagaaaagcAAATGAAAGAGAGATATGTTTCGTCTCCAAGACATACCGTTCAAGTCGATTACATCTCTTATTCTGATGAATTAGCGGAACTTGTTGGATGTAAACCAGATCTTTGGAAGATCTTCTTTACAGATCCCAAACTTTTTTGGGCCTTGTTCAACGGTCCATCATTGCCTTATCAATATCGTTTAACCGGACCCCATCCGTGGTCTGGTGCAAGAGCGGCTATTTTGGGCTACAATAGCCGAGTATTAGCAGCGTTGAATACTAGAAAAAGCAGTGAGTGA
- the LOC129960358 gene encoding flavin-containing monooxygenase 5-like isoform X3, translating to MAESKRIAIIGAGPCGLTAAKGCLEEGLDVVVYDKTDNIGGLWCYRDYDLEGLPSVMKSTVINTSKEMSAFSDFPPPAHFPNFMHNTLMFQYFKMYAEKFGVLRHVQLMTEVLQITQSDDYEKTGRWKVTTRRMKDSVTNTEEFDGVLIATGHHTSPLMPDFPGLKSFKGNAIHTHSLKKAAGYEDKVVLVVGIGNSAVDAAVEISTVAKQVYLSTRRGAWLFQRVGPDGKPFDAAYTRRCLDTVNKIVPFSLSCWFMEHELNKRFDHAAYGLKPKHRVLSQHPTINDALPNKLLSGTVILREDIKCFTENGVIFKDDEQPIEIDAVVFATGYKIEFPLVGGDVIRVKDNKVQLYKYMFPPHLPHPSLAVMACVQVIGAVFPVAELQGRWYASIMSGKKKLPSKEIMQHDIKLKEKQMKERYVSSPRHTVQVDYISYSDELAELVGCKPDLWKIFFTDPKLFWALFNGPSLPYQYRLTGPHPWSGARAAILGYNSRVLAALNTRKSSE from the exons ATGGCAGAGAGTAAACGCATTGCCATAATTGGCGCTGGCCCTTGTGGTTTGACAGCCGCCAAAGGTTGCTTGGAGGAAGGCTTGGATGTTGTGGTTTATGATAAGACAGATAACATTGGTGGTCTATGGTGCTACAGAGACTATGACCTTGAGGGGCTGCCATCTGTCATGAAGTCTACCGTCATCAATACTAGCAAAGAGATGAGCGCCTTCAGTGATTTCCCGCCTCCAGCACATTTCCCAAACTTCATGCACAACACTCTTATGTTtcagtatttcaaaatgtatgcaGAAAAATTCGGAGTGCTTCGACATGTGCAACTCATGACAGAAGTTCTTCAA ATAACTCAGTCCGACGATTATGAGAAGACTGGTCGCTGGAAAGTGACTACAAGAAGAATGAAGGACAGTGTTACGAATACAGAAGAATTCGATGGTGTCCTCATAGCAACGGGACATCACACAAGCCCCCTCATGCCAGATTTCCCAGGCCTAAAAAGTTTCAAAGGAAATGCCATTCACACGCACAGCCTCAAGAAAGCAGCTGGATATGAAGATAAGGTTGTTTTAGTAGTGGGCATTGGAAATTCAGCTGTTGATGCTGCTGTCGAGATTAGTACAGTTGCTAAGCAA gTTTATTTGAGTACCAGGCGAGGGGCATGGCTTTTTCAACGAGTTGGACCTGATGGAAAGCCTTTTGATGCAGCATACACAAGGCGATGCCTAGATACAGTAAACAAAATCGTCCCTTTCTCTTTGTCTTGCTGGTTTATGGAACATGAGTTGAATAAGCGTTTCGATCATGCTGCTTATGGTCTCAAACCCAAACACAGAGTTCTGAGTCAACATCCAACAATCAACGATGCTCTTCCTAACAAACTCCTAAGCGGCACAGTTATACTTCGAGAAGACATCAAATGTTTCACAGAAAATGGAGTTATATTCAAAGATGACGAACAACCCATTGAAATAGATGCTGTAGTCTTTGCTACTGGCTACAAAATTGAATTTCCTCTCGTCGGTGGAGATGTAATCAGAGTAAAAGATAACAAAGTACAGTTGTACAAATACATGTTTCCACCACATTTACCACATCCTTCTTTAGCAGTGATGGCGTGCGTGCAGGTAATAGGTGCAGTATTCCCCGTTGCAGAGCTACAAGGCCGATGGTATGCTTCGATAATGAGTGGTAAAAAGAAGTTGCCTTCCAAAGAAATCATGCAACATGacataaaactgaaagaaaagcAAATGAAAGAGAGATATGTTTCGTCTCCAAGACATACCGTTCAAGTCGATTACATCTCTTATTCTGATGAATTAGCGGAACTTGTTGGATGTAAACCAGATCTTTGGAAGATCTTCTTTACAGATCCCAAACTTTTTTGGGCCTTGTTCAACGGTCCATCATTGCCTTATCAATATCGTTTAACCGGACCCCATCCGTGGTCTGGTGCAAGAGCGGCTATTTTGGGCTACAATAGCCGAGTATTAGCAGCGTTGAATACTAGAAAAAGCAGTGAGTGA